One Turneriella parva DSM 21527 genomic region harbors:
- a CDS encoding NAD(+)/NADH kinase, which produces MKDIAVVYKFSALESYSPRQIRKHRELNPELSVRLEAAHDDHARALDRFRKLLQSTRASITYFERDSLQQSLDAYRLVVSFGGDGTFINASHFIERSVLLGVNSSPENSVGHYCRFNLKSATATRRLEAQLGAMLEGKKPAVAETQLLRMHVGVQGRAVAFPVLNDVLFTEANPAATSRYTLRYRRSTHHQKSSGIWVTTPTGSTAAYASAGGKPFRQKELRFIVRELYSDDGRRLGAGSVKSGETLGIVSSMMNGALFVDGSHHRVPIALGEHLHIRAHDTHLRAIY; this is translated from the coding sequence ATGAAAGATATCGCTGTCGTCTATAAATTTTCTGCGCTTGAAAGTTATTCACCGCGCCAGATCAGAAAGCACCGTGAACTGAACCCCGAACTCAGCGTGCGCCTCGAGGCAGCGCACGACGACCATGCGCGCGCGCTCGATCGCTTTCGCAAGCTGCTGCAGTCAACGCGCGCTTCGATCACGTACTTTGAGCGCGATTCGTTGCAGCAGAGCCTCGATGCATACCGGCTTGTGGTTTCATTCGGCGGCGACGGAACGTTTATCAATGCTTCGCACTTTATCGAGCGTTCGGTTCTGCTCGGGGTGAATTCATCGCCCGAAAACAGCGTCGGGCACTACTGCCGTTTCAACCTTAAGTCGGCCACGGCTACCCGGCGCCTCGAAGCCCAGCTCGGGGCGATGCTTGAGGGCAAAAAGCCTGCCGTTGCCGAAACACAGCTATTGCGTATGCACGTCGGCGTTCAGGGCCGGGCGGTGGCTTTTCCCGTGCTGAATGACGTGCTCTTTACCGAGGCGAACCCGGCGGCGACGTCAAGGTATACGCTGCGCTACCGCCGCAGCACGCACCACCAAAAAAGTTCTGGTATCTGGGTGACGACGCCAACCGGCTCGACCGCTGCCTACGCATCGGCAGGCGGCAAACCATTCAGACAAAAAGAGCTGAGGTTCATTGTGCGCGAGCTTTACAGCGACGACGGCCGCCGCCTCGGGGCGGGTTCCGTCAAATCGGGAGAAACTCTCGGTATCGTCAGCAGCATGATGAACGGTGCGCTGTTCGTCGACGGCTCGCACCACCGGGTGCCGATTGCGCTGGGGGAGCACCTGCACATTCGCGCGCATGATACCCATTTGCGCGCCATTTACTGA
- the scpB gene encoding SMC-Scp complex subunit ScpB: protein MNDSAYLKAAVEGLLFLSGAGLTVAEIAAGLGMNSEQVQIALDSLVDEYAERESGIGIHEISGRYTFATAPGIHPAIQNFLRQKKKETLTKSALETLAIITYKQPITLPEIEEIRSVGSRAQLIALQQKKLVKAVGQKETVGKPTLYGTTKDFLRYFGLNSLDELPPPQDVKELNFDEL, encoded by the coding sequence ATGAACGACTCCGCGTATCTCAAAGCTGCTGTTGAAGGCCTGCTTTTCTTATCGGGCGCGGGGCTTACCGTGGCTGAAATTGCCGCGGGTCTTGGCATGAACAGCGAGCAGGTACAGATCGCGCTCGATTCACTGGTAGACGAATATGCCGAGCGCGAATCGGGCATCGGCATACATGAAATTTCTGGCCGGTATACTTTTGCCACCGCGCCCGGTATTCACCCCGCGATACAGAATTTTCTGCGGCAAAAGAAAAAAGAAACGCTGACCAAATCGGCTCTCGAGACTCTCGCCATTATCACTTACAAGCAGCCGATTACCCTGCCAGAAATTGAAGAAATCCGCAGTGTTGGCTCGCGCGCGCAGCTGATTGCACTGCAGCAGAAAAAGCTCGTGAAGGCAGTGGGCCAGAAAGAGACCGTGGGCAAACCCACGCTCTATGGCACGACTAAAGATTTCTTGCGCTACTTTGGCTTGAACAGCCTCGACGAACTGCCGCCGCCGCAAGACGTCAAAGAGCTGAATTTCGACGAGCTCTGA
- the pheA gene encoding prephenate dehydratase encodes MKQYRDQIDRIDSEIVRLIGQRAEIAREIAAAKQKDNLPLYQPDREQQVYDKIAKLNPGIVDDESLRNIYREIMSATLKLEGSIQVGYFGAEGSFSHQATLKKFGRSLSLAPFRTIDDVFQATERGEIRYGVVPIENSTEGMVKATLDALVKYNLQIYSDIVLQITQSLLTRAKDLKSIERIYTHPQAYAQARNFIMKNIAQAEWIETPSTSEAVKIVAEDGSERLAAVASHVAGEIYGVPVLLDDITDYKRNFTRFVVIGRDTANRAERNRTMISFNLPDSTGSLYRALAPLYEEKINMRGIESRPDRSQVWSYIFFIDLEGHADDAPMQAAFAKIRDLTTGFRILGSYPVEKGPED; translated from the coding sequence GTGAAACAGTACCGAGACCAGATTGACCGCATCGACTCTGAAATTGTGCGCCTCATCGGCCAGCGCGCAGAGATCGCGCGTGAGATAGCAGCGGCGAAACAAAAAGACAATCTGCCGCTTTACCAACCAGACCGCGAGCAGCAGGTCTATGACAAAATCGCGAAACTGAACCCCGGCATTGTCGACGACGAATCGCTGCGCAATATTTACCGCGAAATCATGAGTGCCACGCTGAAGCTTGAAGGGTCGATACAGGTCGGCTACTTCGGTGCTGAAGGCAGTTTCAGCCACCAGGCAACGCTCAAGAAATTCGGCCGCAGCCTCAGCCTCGCGCCGTTCAGAACCATCGACGATGTGTTTCAGGCGACCGAGCGCGGCGAAATTCGTTACGGTGTGGTGCCGATTGAAAACTCAACTGAAGGTATGGTCAAAGCGACGCTTGACGCGCTCGTAAAATACAACCTGCAGATTTATTCTGATATCGTGCTGCAGATTACGCAGAGCCTGCTGACGCGCGCCAAAGACCTGAAGTCAATCGAGCGTATCTATACGCACCCGCAGGCTTATGCCCAGGCTCGTAATTTTATCATGAAGAACATCGCGCAGGCTGAGTGGATCGAGACGCCTTCGACCTCAGAAGCGGTAAAGATTGTCGCCGAAGACGGCAGCGAACGCCTGGCGGCAGTTGCGTCGCATGTCGCCGGCGAAATTTACGGTGTGCCAGTTCTGCTCGACGACATCACCGATTACAAGCGCAACTTCACCCGCTTCGTGGTGATCGGCCGCGATACCGCAAACCGGGCCGAACGCAACCGTACCATGATTTCTTTCAACCTGCCCGACAGCACGGGCTCACTCTACCGTGCTCTCGCGCCGCTTTATGAAGAAAAAATCAACATGCGCGGCATCGAGTCAAGGCCCGACCGCTCGCAGGTGTGGAGTTATATTTTCTTCATCGACCTTGAAGGCCACGCAGACGATGCGCCGATGCAGGCGGCTTTTGCCAAAATACGCGATCTGACGACAGGTTTCAGAATTCTGGGTTCATACCCGGTCGAAAAGGGTCCCGAAGATTGA